In Periplaneta americana isolate PAMFEO1 chromosome 4, P.americana_PAMFEO1_priV1, whole genome shotgun sequence, one DNA window encodes the following:
- the LOC138697703 gene encoding cAMP-dependent protein kinase catalytic subunit 1-like: protein MSRVKTNKFSKSSKKSDITDWNLFLREAKDDFLKNWTADKSMPAKLADFRHIKSLGRGSFGKVELVVHDREKKLYAMKIMKKEKVVKRKQVEHTHNEKRVLTSCRFPFIVQMCFCFKDNTRIYFVMPFIAGGEMFVYLRKVRKFDETLSRFYAAQVLLALEYLHYLDVVHRDLKPENILIDTDGYLKISDMGFCKLVSARTWTLCGTSEYMAPEIILEKGYGKSVDWWAFGILIYEMLAGYPPFSSHDPMKLYEKIVIGKYKLPKQFGSDLKDLLKNILQVDLTRRFGNLKDGVEDIKRHTWFKDTNWLAILNKKISAPYIPQYERFDNLNNNIRYRNFPVEMRSLDRFQSEFAFI, encoded by the coding sequence ATGTCTCGtgtgaaaacaaacaaattttcGAAGTCAAGCAAGAAGTCGGATATTACAGACTGGAATCTATTTCTAAGAGAGGCTAAAGATGACTTCCTTAAAAACTGGACGGCAGATAAATCCATGCCTGCGAAGTTGGCTGACTTTCGTCATATAAAGAGTCTGGGGCGTGGCTCTTTCGGTAAAGTAGAGCTGGTTGTACATGATAGAGAGAAAAAGTTGTACGCGATGAAgattatgaaaaaagaaaaagtcgTAAAACGAAAACAAGTTGAGCATACACATAATGAAAAGAGGGTCCTTACCTCTTGTCGTTTTCCTTTTATAGTGCAAATGTGTTTCTGTTTCAAGGATAACACTCGCATCTATTTCGTAATGCCATTCATTGCAGGTGGCGAAATGTTTGTTTATCTTCGAAAGGTACGGAAATTTGACGAAACTCTTTCCCGATTTTATGCCGCACAGGTATTGTTGGCTTTAGAATACCTGCATTACTTAGACGTAGTACATCGTGATCTGAAGCCTGAGAACATCCTAATAGATACAGATGGGTACTTGAAAATAAGCGATATGGGGTTCTGTAAACTTGTATCGGCTAGAACATGGACCCTTTGCGGCACTTCAGAATATATGGCACCAGAAATTATCCTTGAGAAAGGATATGGCAAATCGGTTGATTGGTGGGCCTTTGGAATACTAATCTATGAAATGTTAGCGGGTTATCCTCCATTTTCTTCTCATGATCCGATGAAGCTGTATGAGAAAATCGTAATTGGTAAATATAAACTTCCGAAACAATTTGGAAGTGATTTAAAAGATTTACTGAAGAACATTCTGCAGGTTGATCTAACTAGAAGATTTGGCAATCTGAAAGATGGCGTCGAAGATATAAAAAGACATACATGGTTTAAAGATACGAATTGGTTGgcgattttaaataaaaaaataagtgcaCCATACATTCCTCAATATGAAAGATTCGATAATCTGAATAACAACATACGGTATCGGAATTTTCCAGTAGAAATGAGAAGTCTCGATAGATTTCAAAGCGAGTTTGCGTTTATTTGA